The Candidatus Nezhaarchaeota archaeon DNA window ACTACAACGCTTCGATCGCACATGAAGCCCCCAGCTCCAACGTTCAGTCCGTACCTCTCCTTCACATCACGAGAGATTTTCTCTATCTCCTTGAGGTAGTACCCTACCTCTCCTATCGGCACGTGCATTGGGAGAGCCGCTCTCATGCCCAACTTGTAGCCAAAGAGACCTACCCATCTATACCTCTCTCTCCAGGTTTCTTCAGCCAATTGAGGTCCTAGATAGGTTCCATTTTTACCCGCAGCATTCATCAACCTATTGAGCTCAATCTCCATGACCTCCTTAGTACTTGCCTCCACTACGAACTTGATCGTGTGGGGCCAGGGGGCCTTCTCAGGGAAGAGCATGTCGAGGGTCCAACTAGTGGATAAGTAAGCGTAGATCGTTGGTATTCTCAGTCTCCTCACTCTGTACAGTGCTTCTCCAGCGGCTTCTAGGCTATCGTAGCCAAAGGTCGCAAAACCCATAGCTTCAGGCATCTCCTCAATTTTAAGAGCTAGCTCGGTTATGATCCCTAAGGTTCCCTCAGAGCCACAGAAGAGTCCTGTTAGATCGTGGCCAAGAGCGTAGCGGTAGAAGTGTCCGTGAGCGTTCGGATTGGCCATACTCCCTGTCGTAAGAATTTCCCCCGTTGGTAGGACCACTTTACAGCCTACCACGCAATCTCCTTGATTTGAGAAGTTGGGCCCAGCGCCCCAGCCGGTTCCATGACTTGCGAAGTTCCCACCAACTGTTGCCCCCATTCCGTTCTCCGGGCTCATTATGAACCTAAGGCCTTGTTTAGCCAAGACGGCCTCAAGCTCTCCGAAGGTAATAGCTGGTTCAACGACGCATACGAGGTTCTTCTCATCGATACTTACCACCCTGTTCATTCTAGAAAGGTCTACGACGACGCTTCCATCAACGACAGGAACTGCGCCCCACAAGCTTGTGCCGCCGCTTCTAGGATATAGGGGGTCCTAGTCTTGTTGGCCCATAAGACGATCTCCCGTACTTCCTCGGTAGACGATGGCCTCACGACTGCTATGGGTACTTTACCCCTCATTGGGCTTGCGTCCTTAGAGTATATAAGCAGAGCTGGCTTGCTGTCTATGACGTTCTCGGGGCCGACGATCTTCTTCAACGCATTAACCTTCTCGTGAACCGACATAACCTCCAAGACGAACCTCTCCTAACACTATCAAGCTGAAGACTTACTTAATGGTTTTCCTACAGCGAATGGTCCTTAACCATCAGATAAGAAGAGCTCCTTAAGTAGGAGGACTAAAGGGTGAAGTGATCGCGTGCTTGAAAGGCTAGATGGGCTAGTGAGCTTGAAGAACGGTTTTTATGGAGCCCTATCAAGTGTGAGATTGAGGGATGGATGGTTTGATGTTACGCTCTGCGTTTGCGTCACTGCTAGTCTTAGTATTCATGAGCATTGCAACGACGTGCGCTCAAGAACCAGTGATCACCGCAATAAGTGACGACGTTGTCCTAGGAAGTGGGGAGTTCCTCGTGATCAACGTCCAGGGGGCTGGCGTGGTGACCATTCGCTATTCAATTCCATCGGACGTTTCAATTAAAGTCGAGGAGGCTTTTCGTGAGGGCTTCCTAGGCGTGGTGACCCTCGCCATAGCTAACCCTATAACCTACAAGAGGGGCATGTGCGAGCTTCTATTCTCCTCAATTGAGCCTTTCAGCTTAACGCTTACAAGGTATACGCAGGAAGGTGAAGAGAAGCTTGTGACTTATCAATGCCCAGGAAATATAACCTTTAAGCTCGTAATCCCCTTAGCATCAAGGATAGGCTCTCAATCCATCGTAAAGACACCCATCTCCATTAGCTTATGGTCTTTAGAGCCTTGGGGCATTGTAGTCTACGCGATCTTCATACCGCTCTTTAGCTTGACTGCCTACCTCGACCTTAAGGACATGAAGGTGAGGAAGGCCGGTAGATGGAGTATTAATGATAGCATAGCCTTGGTGTTGAGGTACATGTTTTACGCTTTTGCAATATCCTTTGCTGCCGTAATTATCATAACTTTTGGCACGCTCGTGTACTCATTAATAACTGCATCTTCAATAGTCCTTAAGCTTGGAAACCTCATGATGTCGCTCATAATGTTCATAGGCTTAGCCATGTTGTATGGAGTTGCTCGCTGGAGAGGTTGGTATGAGCTCATCGATGAGAGAGATTGAGGATAGAAGGCCTTGGTGGCTTTTAAGGCCTAAGTTGAGGGCTCTCCTATCGCTACCTCTCTACCTGTCCAATAGAGAGTACAGGAGGTGGAGGAACGCAAGATTAACGCCGAAGAAGCTTAAGAAGAGGCTCCACGAGCTCAACAAGAAGTTCTCTAAGACGAAGGACGATCTAATTGGTAGGGACAAAGAGTTTCAAACGATAATGACTGCTATAGCGTACCACGTAATAGAGGATCCAGCCGTAAGGGAGTTGTTCAAGGGCGCACCTCCTCCAAAGTTCTTCATTCTAAAGGGCTCAACGGGCTCTGGAAAATCTCTGCTAGCAGAGGTTTGCCTTAGAGAAGCTGTGGTCTATGGCTTGAAGTTGGGGGTCAACGTTCAGCCGATAGTGGTCAACAGCGATGAGATATTCCACCCGCTGTACGGTCAATCGATAAGGAATCTTGCGACAATATTCAAGAGGGCTGAGGACACTCCAAGCGTCATATTCTTCGATGAGTTCCACAGCATCGGTATGAAGGTCGACAAGCCAATGTATGGAGCTGATCGAGAAGACGTAAGAGTACAAGACGCCTTCATAGAGTACCTTAATAGGATAATTAACACCAACGAGAGGGTAGTGATCATAGCCGCTACGAACAAGTTCGAATCCATAAGGGAGGACATTAGGAGGAGGGCCTACGTAATAGACCTCGATCAAAACATAACTCGAGACATGCTACTCGCGGTCTTAAAGGCTGAGCTTAAGAAGTACGGGTGGACGTACTTAGACCCTGAGGAAGTAATGGACGTGCTCGAGAAGTCTGTGAGCTCCTATAGACAGACTCAGCTCACTCCCTTCGACATAATAGACGCTTGCAACAAGGTTAGAATGAGGAAGGTTGAGCCACTGAGGGAGAAGCTGTTCAGGATGTTGGGTGCCCCAAGAGGCGAGCGGTTCTCGTACAAAGTCACCATGGACGACTTCAAGCTCGTAGCTAGAGAGCTGAGAGGCTACGTGGAGCAGGAGAAGAGCACCGAGGTCTTAAGCTCAGTCCTAAAGATAAAG harbors:
- a CDS encoding FAD-binding oxidoreductase, which translates into the protein MWGAVPVVDGSVVVDLSRMNRVVSIDEKNLVCVVEPAITFGELEAVLAKQGLRFIMSPENGMGATVGGNFASHGTGWGAGPNFSNQGDCVVGCKVVLPTGEILTTGSMANPNAHGHFYRYALGHDLTGLFCGSEGTLGIITELALKIEEMPEAMGFATFGYDSLEAAGEALYRVRRLRIPTIYAYLSTSWTLDMLFPEKAPWPHTIKFVVEASTKEVMEIELNRLMNAAGKNGTYLGPQLAEETWRERYRWVGLFGYKLGMRAALPMHVPIGEVGYYLKEIEKISRDVKERYGLNVGAGGFMCDRSVVVIVVTYFDPSNKQETELAIKVWNEIKNRLFDLGACPYRMGALWADQMPKLGAYYEVLKRLKRVLDPNNIMAPGIMGL